A segment of the Candidatus Zixiibacteriota bacterium genome:
CGTTGTCGGCGGCGAGAGCATCGCCCCCTGGATCTTGCCGGCTTCCATGGCGGAGAGCAGCGCGGGAACATTTCCGAGCTGCAGAATCGCCACGTCCTTATCCGCGTCGAGGCCGTATTTCTCGAGGGCGTACCGCATGGCGAAATCGGTCGAGGAGCCGTAGCGCGTAACGCCCACGGATTTGCCTTTGAACTGGTCCGGCCGGCTGATGCTCTTGTCGGTGAAAAGCTGGAAATTGAGCGTATTGATGACCCCGGCGATCATGACCGCGTCCGAGCCGCGAAGATTGCTCTGCAAAACCGCGGCCCCGGCCATGTGTGCGAAGGCGATGTCGCCGGAGATCAAGGATTGCGCCGTCGTGCTGCCCGATTCGATCAGGATGACCTGGACGTCGAGCCCGTGCTTTCGGAAGAATCCCTTTTCGTGGGTGACGAAAAGGGGAGTGTTGTTGCCGGAAATCGAGCTGTAGGCGACGTTGACTTTCTGCAGCGTGGGGGCGCCGGCAGCCGAGGCGCTCGTCGGCCTTCCGCCGTCCGTCGCGCCGATCGCAAGCAGCGCGGCCGACACCCAGGCCCACCTTGCGGCTTTCATCAATAGCTCCATAATTCTCGTCTCCTTCTCCAGGGGATTACGGGACGGTCTACGCTTTGTTCAGGCGCATCATGGCGGCTTTCAGGCTCGCGCGCATGCGCTCGAGCGAACGCGCCAGATCCCCTACCTCGTCGTCCGACTGGACGGACACGGGAGATTCCAGATGGCCGCGGCTGATGTCGTCCGCGGTGGCCTTCAGCTCCAGGATCGGCTTGATGGTCCGGCTGGCGATGACGATCGAGATGGCGATGCCCGCCATCAGGCATACTGCGATCAAGCCGACGATGGGGAAGAGCGTGCCCTGAACGTCCTGGTTCACCGCGTCCGCCCACAGACCGATGTAGACGGCCCCCAGCTGGCCGTCGAGCAGAGGAACGCGGGTTTCGAATACGGATTTGCCGCGAACGCTGGTGACGCGCGAGTGGGGGAGCCTCTTTTCGGTTCCCTCGGGCTCTTTCAGCTCCGCGGGAAAGGGTTGCAGGCTTGAAGCCACGACGTCACCGCGCGGATCGGCGAT
Coding sequences within it:
- a CDS encoding HAMP domain-containing protein, giving the protein MDHAKPSKPVVMPWHGRGLKWKISMAFSGLILFLGALVIAIVYHLTGTALKKQVDLRANAIATNLSDAAAGYVSRRSFLELDALIAKYGRLEGVAYAFIADPRGDVVASSLQPFPAELKEPEGTEKRLPHSRVTSVRGKSVFETRVPLLDGQLGAVYIGLWADAVNQDVQGTLFPIVGLIAVCLMAGIAISIVIASRTIKPILELKATADDISRGHLESPVSVQSDDEVGDLARSLERMRASLKAAMMRLNKA